In Aequorivita sp. H23M31, a single window of DNA contains:
- a CDS encoding c-type cytochrome, with protein sequence MKLISYLSLILLLISCKSEKRINTVEVAPPERGELSMDSQIFLGNRLFSEKKCITCHDVNRVKKGPSVKEIVAVYKEKDGDIVSFLKGNSKPIVATDPEQIAIMQENIEGFLKNISDVEMNSIATYMMHVDELYGN encoded by the coding sequence ATGAAACTGATTTCTTATCTTTCCTTAATTCTACTCCTAATAAGTTGTAAATCTGAAAAAAGAATTAATACCGTGGAAGTAGCTCCGCCGGAACGTGGAGAATTGAGTATGGATTCTCAAATCTTTTTAGGCAACAGACTCTTTTCTGAGAAGAAGTGCATCACCTGCCATGATGTTAACCGTGTAAAAAAAGGTCCGAGTGTTAAGGAAATCGTGGCAGTCTATAAAGAAAAAGACGGGGATATTGTTTCGTTTTTAAAAGGGAATAGCAAACCCATCGTAGCTACAGATCCTGAACAAATTGCTATAATGCAGGAGAACATTGAAGGCTTTTTAAAGAATATTTCGGATGTGGAAATGAATTCCATCGCCACTTATATGATGCACGTCGATGAATTATATGGGAATTAG
- a CDS encoding GDYXXLXY domain-containing protein has translation MTKKQILITAFIVVAMVQLLVPAKMIWDKENILKTGKEFKFEVAPVDPTDLFRGKYIILQFKENSFPVKSTEEWLEAKEVYVILKPDSEGFAKIQSISKVKPDDNKDYVKAKVDYLSGMYSKNITISYPFHKFYMEETKAPEAEWAYHESARDSTQNVYALVAIKKGEAVIKNVFIDGIPIKEVVERNREENHFN, from the coding sequence ATGACTAAGAAGCAGATTTTAATAACAGCGTTTATTGTCGTGGCAATGGTTCAACTGTTGGTCCCAGCAAAAATGATATGGGATAAGGAGAATATCTTGAAAACAGGAAAGGAATTCAAATTTGAGGTAGCCCCTGTCGATCCTACAGATTTATTTCGGGGAAAGTATATTATCCTTCAATTTAAAGAGAACAGCTTTCCGGTAAAATCTACAGAGGAGTGGCTTGAGGCCAAAGAAGTTTATGTGATCCTAAAACCCGATTCCGAGGGATTTGCAAAGATCCAATCCATCTCAAAGGTAAAACCTGATGATAATAAGGATTACGTAAAAGCAAAAGTGGATTACCTATCGGGAATGTATTCAAAAAACATAACTATCTCCTACCCTTTCCACAAGTTTTATATGGAAGAAACCAAAGCTCCTGAAGCGGAATGGGCCTATCACGAATCCGCAAGAGATTCCACCCAAAATGTATATGCATTGGTCGCCATTAAAAAAGGTGAGGCCGTAATTAAGAATGTTTTTATTGATGGCATTCCTATTAAAGAAGTTGTGGAGCGCAATCGGGAGGAAAATCATTTCAATTAG
- a CDS encoding DUF2157 domain-containing protein, producing MSVQRDIPELLKAGIITPDTAEKIRQYYKSKDGSSSNRLFLAFGILGALLIGLGIILIIAHNWDELSTNTKTFFSFLPLVIAQIICAFVLVRKPTNKVWKESATTFLIFAIGACNSLISQIYHISGDLSSFLLIWLLLSLPLIYIMKSSMGALLYVMGITYYVMELRYFSYLNSDSHYYWLLLLAVLPQYFILFKKQPKSNFLIIENWLIPLSLTIALATVTSDSGSLIFIAYFSLFGLLYIIGNNSFFIDKSLRNNPYKVIGSIGTLILLFMASFQGFWTDLNGEKYSFGNLITTGEFWASLVISAGALLYLYKQQKGRSFRELPPFSIIFLLFIPIFILGYFSQIPVILINLIILVLSILTITEGARRGNLGILNFGLSIITVWIIIRFINSDLSFIIRGLLLMVIGLGFFIANYLMLKRRKKND from the coding sequence ATGAGCGTACAAAGGGATATCCCCGAATTATTAAAAGCTGGAATTATTACTCCGGATACTGCAGAAAAGATTCGGCAGTACTACAAAAGCAAAGATGGATCTTCCTCCAATAGGCTTTTTCTAGCTTTCGGGATTTTGGGTGCACTGCTCATTGGATTGGGGATTATATTGATCATCGCCCACAATTGGGATGAACTTTCCACTAATACCAAAACATTTTTTTCTTTTTTACCCCTAGTTATTGCTCAGATTATTTGCGCTTTTGTATTGGTGAGAAAACCAACGAATAAAGTTTGGAAAGAAAGCGCAACCACCTTTCTCATTTTTGCTATTGGCGCTTGCAATTCACTTATTAGTCAGATTTACCATATTTCGGGAGATTTGAGTTCCTTCCTTCTTATTTGGCTGCTCCTTTCCCTTCCGCTTATTTATATCATGAAATCATCCATGGGGGCTCTATTGTACGTAATGGGAATTACCTACTATGTAATGGAACTGCGCTATTTTTCATATTTAAATTCAGATTCTCACTACTATTGGCTTTTGCTGCTCGCCGTACTTCCGCAGTACTTTATATTATTTAAAAAGCAGCCAAAGAGCAACTTTTTAATTATAGAAAACTGGCTCATTCCCTTATCACTAACCATTGCTCTTGCCACTGTTACTTCAGATTCGGGTTCATTAATCTTTATTGCATATTTCAGTCTTTTTGGGCTGCTTTATATTATTGGGAACAACTCGTTTTTTATCGATAAAAGTTTGAGGAACAATCCATACAAGGTGATTGGATCAATTGGAACTTTAATTCTATTGTTTATGGCGAGTTTTCAAGGATTTTGGACCGATTTGAACGGAGAAAAATATTCTTTCGGAAACTTAATTACCACTGGAGAATTCTGGGCATCTTTAGTTATTTCCGCGGGTGCATTGCTGTATTTATACAAGCAGCAAAAAGGCAGATCGTTTAGAGAGCTCCCGCCCTTTTCCATTATTTTCTTGCTCTTTATTCCCATTTTTATCCTGGGATATTTTTCACAAATTCCCGTAATTCTCATCAACCTGATTATTCTTGTGTTAAGCATACTCACGATTACTGAAGGGGCAAGACGAGGAAATCTTGGGATATTAAATTTTGGACTTTCCATTATTACCGTTTGGATAATAATCCGATTTATAAATAGCGATTTGAGTTTTATTATCCGTGGCTTATTACTGATGGTTATTGGTCTTGGTTTTTTTATTGCGAATTATCTGATGCTTAAAAGGAGAAAGAAAAATGACTAA
- the pheT gene encoding phenylalanine--tRNA ligase subunit beta, producing MNISYNWLKQFIKLPWDAEKTGELLTNLGLEVEGIEDFSSVKGGLEGVVVGHVLECEPHSNADRLKVTKVDVGNGEILQIVCGAANVAKGQKVAVAVVGTTLYDAEDKPWTINKGKIRGEVSEGMICAEDELGLGDSHDGIIVLDAKLQPGTAVSKVFEIENDKIFEIGLTPNRSDAMSHWGVARDLRAGLLRHGISSKINTPSSSRFTVVSRTLKIDVNIENPLLVPRYCGITISGIKVGPSPIWLQNRLRSIGLSPINNIVDASNYVLHELGQPLHVFDVAKIAGKTINVKTLPNGTKFTTLDGVERELSDEDLMICDGEKPMCIAGVYGGLNSGVSEETTSIFVESAYFNPVCIRKTAKRHGLSTDASFRFERAVDPNITDYVLRRAAILIIEVAGGHVTSDLVDLYHKKIEDHQVFLNFEKANKLIGEVIPKETIQEILTSLEIKINNMTETGIGMSIPPYRSDVTRDVDVIEEILRVYGYNEIKFSEKLNASTATVLRGEDYSVQNTIASQLTALGFHEMMNNSLTTPKYSGLSESIKDSFNVTMLNPLSQDLSVLRQSMLFSGLETIEYNSNRKNNDLRLFEFGKTYHSFPGGRTEKKHLSLFITGKRIEENWSVVGSKIESDFFFGKGTVSVILERLGLSGYTEEGIETDIFSEGLTFRRNKEDLVEFGIIRKSIAKKLDVDAEVFYADFNWEAVLRQISNKNFNLKPIPKFPGTERDFALLLDESVQFQDLKKAAQGIEKKLLKEVTLFDVYTGKNLPEGKKSYAINFTFQDEHKTLTDTQVDKIMNKLKHKFESEFGAILR from the coding sequence ATGAATATTTCCTACAACTGGCTAAAACAATTTATCAAACTTCCGTGGGATGCTGAAAAAACCGGGGAACTCCTTACAAATCTCGGTCTCGAGGTAGAAGGAATTGAAGATTTTTCTTCTGTAAAAGGCGGTTTGGAAGGCGTTGTTGTTGGTCACGTGCTAGAATGTGAACCACACTCAAATGCCGATCGGTTAAAAGTCACCAAAGTTGATGTTGGGAATGGAGAAATCCTACAGATTGTCTGCGGCGCGGCAAATGTGGCCAAGGGACAAAAAGTTGCAGTTGCAGTTGTGGGTACAACCCTATATGATGCCGAAGATAAACCTTGGACTATCAATAAGGGAAAAATTCGTGGAGAAGTAAGTGAAGGAATGATATGTGCCGAGGATGAACTTGGTCTAGGAGATTCCCATGACGGAATAATAGTGCTCGATGCCAAACTTCAACCGGGAACCGCGGTTTCCAAAGTATTTGAAATTGAGAATGATAAAATATTTGAGATTGGTTTAACTCCCAATCGTTCGGACGCCATGAGCCATTGGGGTGTGGCACGCGATCTTCGCGCTGGCTTGCTCCGTCACGGAATTTCATCAAAAATCAATACTCCCTCTTCAAGCCGGTTCACAGTAGTGAGCCGCACCTTAAAAATCGATGTTAATATTGAAAATCCGCTTCTGGTACCGCGATATTGTGGCATCACCATTAGCGGAATTAAAGTTGGCCCCTCTCCTATTTGGCTTCAAAACAGACTTCGCTCCATAGGGCTTTCTCCCATTAACAATATTGTGGATGCGAGTAATTACGTACTACATGAATTGGGACAGCCACTCCACGTTTTTGATGTGGCGAAAATTGCAGGGAAAACCATTAACGTAAAAACACTACCAAATGGTACAAAATTTACAACCCTTGATGGGGTAGAAAGAGAATTAAGCGATGAGGACCTTATGATCTGCGATGGTGAAAAACCAATGTGTATTGCGGGAGTTTATGGCGGATTGAATAGTGGAGTGTCGGAAGAGACTACGAGTATTTTCGTGGAAAGCGCTTATTTTAATCCTGTTTGTATCCGAAAGACGGCCAAGAGACACGGTCTTAGCACCGATGCTTCTTTTCGGTTTGAAAGAGCTGTGGATCCAAATATTACCGATTACGTACTGCGCAGAGCGGCGATTTTAATAATTGAGGTTGCGGGAGGCCACGTAACCAGTGACTTGGTGGATCTATATCATAAGAAAATAGAGGACCATCAGGTATTTTTGAATTTTGAAAAAGCCAATAAGCTAATCGGTGAAGTAATTCCAAAGGAAACCATTCAGGAAATTCTTACTTCTCTTGAGATTAAAATCAATAACATGACTGAAACCGGTATCGGTATGAGCATTCCTCCGTATCGGAGCGATGTTACCCGTGACGTGGATGTGATTGAAGAGATTTTGAGAGTTTATGGCTATAACGAAATCAAGTTCAGCGAAAAACTCAATGCTTCAACCGCAACCGTTTTGCGAGGTGAAGATTATTCTGTTCAAAATACGATTGCCTCACAATTAACTGCACTTGGATTTCACGAGATGATGAATAATTCCTTGACCACTCCAAAGTACAGTGGGTTAAGCGAGTCGATAAAGGATAGCTTTAATGTAACGATGTTAAACCCTTTAAGCCAAGATCTTTCGGTATTGCGCCAGTCCATGCTTTTTTCAGGTTTAGAGACCATAGAGTACAACAGTAATCGGAAAAATAACGATTTGCGTTTGTTTGAATTCGGAAAAACATATCACTCTTTCCCAGGTGGTAGAACAGAAAAAAAGCATCTTTCTCTTTTTATTACCGGAAAGCGGATTGAAGAAAATTGGAGTGTTGTTGGAAGTAAAATAGAAAGTGATTTCTTCTTCGGAAAAGGAACGGTTTCCGTTATCTTAGAACGACTCGGGCTTAGCGGATATACTGAAGAAGGAATTGAAACAGATATTTTTTCTGAAGGACTTACCTTCCGAAGAAATAAAGAAGATCTTGTAGAATTCGGAATTATTAGAAAGTCCATCGCCAAAAAACTAGATGTTGATGCAGAAGTATTCTATGCGGATTTTAATTGGGAAGCCGTACTTAGACAAATTTCGAATAAAAACTTCAACTTGAAACCAATTCCGAAATTTCCAGGTACAGAGCGGGATTTCGCACTTTTGCTAGATGAATCTGTTCAGTTTCAGGATCTGAAAAAGGCTGCTCAAGGTATAGAGAAAAAGCTTCTAAAAGAAGTTACCCTATTCGATGTATATACAGGAAAAAACCTACCAGAGGGAAAAAAGAGTTATGCGATTAACTTTACTTTTCAAGATGAGCACAAAACCCTTACGGATACTCAGGTTGATAAAATAATGAATAAGTTGAAACACAAATTTGAGAGTGAATTTGGAGCGATACTGAGATAA
- a CDS encoding membrane or secreted protein, translated as MTKTILFLVCTFLSLGINAQSIIGAWEGAHTSEERGNLKSVLIVSEKHQSIAVYDADTGAFVSTNGGSWKLDGNTMTETVEFDSANPENVGREFSFEISLKDSTLEIPAMGITLKRIDDNTPGVLHGAWLMSGRNIEGKTELRDTDTPRKTMKILSGTRFQWIAYNTETKQFMATGGGTYTTEDGIYTENIEFFSRDNSRVGLQLQFDYEVQNGNWHHTGLSSKGDPIDEFWSPRK; from the coding sequence ATGACTAAAACAATCCTTTTCCTGGTTTGCACTTTCCTATCACTCGGTATTAATGCCCAAAGTATTATCGGCGCTTGGGAAGGTGCTCACACCTCAGAAGAAAGAGGAAACCTGAAAAGTGTTTTAATTGTTTCTGAGAAGCATCAATCTATAGCTGTCTATGACGCAGATACCGGAGCCTTTGTTTCTACCAATGGCGGTTCTTGGAAACTTGATGGCAATACTATGACCGAAACCGTGGAATTTGATTCAGCAAATCCTGAAAATGTGGGCAGGGAATTTAGTTTTGAGATTTCCTTAAAAGATTCTACCCTTGAAATCCCAGCAATGGGAATTACGTTGAAAAGAATTGATGATAATACCCCTGGAGTTTTACACGGTGCCTGGCTTATGTCTGGAAGAAACATAGAGGGAAAAACGGAATTAAGAGATACTGATACGCCCCGAAAGACAATGAAAATATTGTCTGGAACGCGTTTTCAATGGATTGCTTACAATACCGAAACGAAACAATTTATGGCTACCGGCGGTGGTACATATACCACTGAAGATGGCATTTATACCGAAAATATTGAATTTTTTTCTCGGGATAATTCCAGGGTAGGTCTCCAACTACAATTTGATTACGAAGTGCAGAATGGCAACTGGCATCACACCGGACTTTCCTCTAAAGGTGATCCCATTGACGAGTTCTGGAGCCCCAGGAAATGA
- a CDS encoding aminotransferase class III-fold pyridoxal phosphate-dependent enzyme, which produces MSKTSPHKASQIALEHFKIKALATRLNSYVDENFLLETNSGEKFLMKISKEDNAERLDFQIQLLEHLSHKELPFQIAKSVLDKTGNALSKISNDKTVRLLTWIPGRLWATANPRTDNMRKNLGMVAGNLTKALQDFDHPGAHREFDWDLANAAWTNRHVKRFSGNESEMVTYFQRRFSQIQEIYKALPKSVVHNDLNDYNILVSPDYSNPTVAGIIDFGDSVFTQTVNDLAIALAYAIMDLPDPLSAALDVISEYNKKYKFAEKELECLYTLVGMRLVTTVVSAAIKKREFPKEDYFVISEKPAWELLEKWFQINEQFAVYSFREACGLTAHPLERKFAAWAKNNQVSLKTVFPTLHFDKVTNLDMSVGSTLLGNLAEYADPEVSELKLQQFRKHHPDSIVLNGYLEARPFYSTAAFKTEGNNGPRYRTVHLGTDFWISAKTPVHAPFAGKVKIAHNNNYDKDYGPMLILEHQFEGNVFYTLYGHLSMSSLQISRIGQTVNKGELIAYIGESQENGNWAPHLHFQIIMDLLDNNENFNGVALPSEIAVWKSICPDPDLIFKEELNALENPVPENKLLEFRKEHLGKGLSLSYDKPLHIVRGEGVYLIDKDGQKYLDTVNNVNHVGHQHPKVVQAGQRQMAVLNTNTRYLHEEIVQYAEMLLKKLPPHLSVIHIVNSGSEANELALRMAKTVTKNEDFIAIEVGYHGNTNAAMDVSSYKFDALGGNGKPKTTHVLPLPDSFRGKYTGENCGIDYAAHTKEIIQRLKVEGKEIAGFIGESMVSCGGQIVPPSNYFQEVYKHVRNAGGICIADEVQTGFGRMGKTFWAFELYEVLPDIVTMGKPAGNGHPLAIVACTEEVATKFNTGMEYFNTFGGNPVSCAIGRAVLEVIEEEKLQENALNVGGFLKFELLKLQKDFPIIGNVRGEGLFLGFELNNSNKEPLPEQTNYLMNRMKQLGILMSIDGPDHNVMKIKPPLVFSKENAEELIARLKTVFAEDFLKEF; this is translated from the coding sequence ATGTCGAAAACGTCCCCCCATAAAGCCTCCCAGATCGCTCTCGAACATTTCAAAATCAAAGCCCTGGCCACAAGGCTCAACAGCTATGTGGATGAGAATTTTTTATTGGAAACCAATTCTGGAGAAAAGTTTCTTATGAAAATTTCCAAGGAAGACAATGCGGAGCGACTGGATTTTCAAATCCAGCTTTTGGAACATCTTTCCCATAAGGAATTGCCATTTCAAATTGCAAAATCCGTTTTGGACAAAACCGGAAATGCGCTTTCTAAAATTTCTAACGATAAAACCGTTCGTTTGCTCACTTGGATACCCGGCCGGCTCTGGGCCACTGCAAATCCAAGGACGGATAATATGCGCAAAAATTTGGGAATGGTTGCAGGGAATTTGACAAAAGCACTGCAGGATTTTGATCATCCCGGCGCGCATCGTGAGTTTGATTGGGATTTGGCAAATGCCGCCTGGACCAATCGCCATGTCAAACGATTTTCAGGGAATGAAAGTGAAATGGTTACTTATTTCCAAAGAAGATTTTCGCAAATACAAGAAATATATAAAGCTCTTCCGAAAAGTGTAGTCCACAATGATCTAAACGATTACAACATCCTAGTTTCCCCAGATTACTCCAATCCTACGGTCGCAGGAATTATTGATTTTGGGGATTCTGTTTTCACGCAGACCGTTAATGATCTAGCTATTGCTCTAGCTTATGCCATAATGGATCTGCCAGATCCACTTTCTGCGGCCTTGGATGTTATTAGCGAATATAATAAAAAGTATAAATTCGCTGAAAAGGAACTGGAATGTCTCTACACCTTGGTGGGAATGCGTTTGGTGACCACAGTTGTAAGTGCCGCTATTAAGAAACGGGAATTTCCCAAGGAAGATTATTTTGTTATCAGCGAAAAACCTGCTTGGGAATTATTAGAGAAATGGTTTCAAATAAATGAACAATTCGCGGTTTATTCGTTTAGAGAAGCTTGTGGACTGACTGCACATCCATTGGAAAGGAAGTTTGCAGCCTGGGCAAAGAATAATCAGGTTTCACTGAAAACGGTTTTCCCTACTCTTCATTTTGATAAGGTCACAAATCTGGATATGAGTGTGGGCAGTACTTTATTGGGCAATTTGGCCGAATATGCAGATCCTGAAGTTTCGGAACTTAAATTGCAGCAATTCCGAAAACATCATCCAGATTCGATTGTATTAAACGGTTATCTGGAAGCGCGACCTTTTTATTCCACGGCAGCTTTTAAAACCGAAGGTAATAATGGCCCGCGATACCGCACTGTTCATTTGGGAACGGATTTTTGGATATCTGCAAAAACGCCAGTTCATGCGCCATTTGCTGGCAAGGTAAAAATTGCCCACAACAATAATTACGACAAGGATTATGGTCCCATGCTTATTCTGGAACATCAGTTTGAAGGCAATGTTTTCTATACCCTTTACGGGCATTTATCAATGAGTTCACTTCAAATTTCTAGAATAGGGCAGACCGTAAACAAGGGAGAACTTATCGCTTATATAGGAGAATCGCAAGAAAATGGCAATTGGGCGCCACATCTGCATTTTCAGATTATAATGGATTTGTTGGACAATAACGAGAATTTTAACGGAGTAGCCCTTCCTTCGGAAATAGCGGTTTGGAAAAGTATTTGCCCAGATCCGGATTTAATTTTCAAAGAGGAATTAAATGCTTTGGAAAACCCGGTTCCTGAAAATAAACTTCTTGAATTCCGAAAAGAACATTTGGGAAAAGGATTGAGTCTCTCTTATGATAAGCCGTTACATATTGTTCGTGGTGAAGGCGTTTATTTAATTGATAAAGATGGTCAAAAGTATCTCGACACTGTAAACAATGTTAACCACGTAGGCCACCAGCATCCAAAAGTAGTGCAGGCAGGCCAACGCCAAATGGCCGTTTTAAATACGAATACACGATATCTTCACGAGGAAATCGTGCAATACGCAGAAATGTTATTAAAAAAATTGCCGCCACATTTGTCTGTAATCCATATAGTAAATTCAGGAAGCGAAGCAAACGAACTTGCATTGCGAATGGCGAAAACCGTAACTAAAAACGAGGATTTTATCGCTATAGAAGTTGGATACCACGGAAATACCAATGCTGCAATGGACGTGAGTTCGTATAAGTTTGATGCCCTTGGAGGAAATGGAAAACCTAAAACCACCCATGTTCTTCCCTTGCCCGATTCATTTAGAGGAAAATATACTGGTGAAAATTGCGGAATAGATTACGCAGCACACACGAAGGAAATTATTCAAAGATTGAAAGTTGAAGGGAAAGAAATTGCCGGATTTATCGGTGAAAGCATGGTAAGCTGTGGCGGACAAATTGTGCCACCTTCCAACTATTTTCAGGAAGTTTATAAACACGTTCGAAATGCTGGTGGTATCTGTATTGCAGATGAAGTCCAGACCGGTTTTGGTAGAATGGGAAAAACTTTCTGGGCATTTGAACTTTATGAGGTGCTTCCAGATATTGTAACAATGGGAAAACCTGCTGGAAATGGACATCCTCTAGCAATTGTTGCGTGTACGGAAGAGGTTGCAACCAAATTTAATACAGGAATGGAGTATTTCAACACTTTTGGAGGAAATCCTGTTTCCTGCGCAATTGGCAGAGCCGTTTTAGAAGTGATAGAAGAGGAGAAACTTCAGGAAAATGCCTTGAATGTGGGTGGATTTTTAAAATTTGAATTACTGAAACTCCAAAAGGATTTTCCAATTATTGGAAATGTTAGGGGAGAAGGTCTGTTTTTGGGATTTGAGTTAAACAATTCAAACAAAGAACCGCTTCCAGAACAAACAAATTATCTAATGAATAGAATGAAACAATTGGGAATACTTATGAGCATCGACGGTCCAGATCACAATGTTATGAAAATAAAACCTCCGCTAGTTTTCAGCAAAGAAAACGCGGAGGAATTAATAGCAAGGTTAAAAACAGTTTTTGCTGAGGATTTTCTGAAGGAATTTTGA